The following are encoded in a window of Corynebacterium marinum DSM 44953 genomic DNA:
- a CDS encoding alpha,alpha-trehalose-phosphate synthase (UDP-forming), translated as MSGDNSFVVVANRLPVDLHTAPDGTRTWTPSPGGLVAALSPVLEHQQGCWVGWPGVSDEAPEPFRTDAGVLLHPVRLTEADYEGFYEGFSNASLWPLYHDLIVTPVYHREWWSAYRDVNLRFALEVAEVAAEGATVWVQDYQLQLLPGILRQMRPDLRIGFFLHIPFPSPDLFRQLPWRDEIIRGLLGADLIGFHLESNARNFLDLCAATEGLTVEGNAGTRRTDAHVVTHDGHRVAVGAFPISIDAASLGEGEEGGVDKLRAELGDPETVILGVDRLDYTKGILQRLLAFEELLESEALDPATTVLMQVATPSRERIEQYRVARSQVEEAVGRINGTFGAMGRPVVHYLHQSLPKSELRTYYEAADVMLVTPFKDGMNLVAKEYVACHGDGSGALVLSEFAGAAVELNEAHLCNPFDLESIKRALLTAVQGLAGAPEATAERMLAMHRQVAEYDVNRWADAFLTSLEETR; from the coding sequence ATGAGCGGCGACAACAGCTTCGTGGTCGTGGCCAACCGCCTGCCGGTTGACCTGCACACCGCACCTGACGGCACCCGGACGTGGACACCCAGCCCGGGTGGCCTGGTCGCGGCGCTCTCCCCTGTCCTGGAGCACCAGCAGGGCTGCTGGGTGGGGTGGCCCGGAGTGTCCGACGAGGCGCCTGAGCCGTTCCGCACCGACGCAGGGGTGCTCCTTCACCCGGTCCGCCTCACCGAGGCGGACTACGAGGGTTTCTACGAGGGTTTCTCCAACGCGTCGCTGTGGCCCCTCTACCACGATCTGATCGTCACCCCGGTGTACCACCGGGAGTGGTGGTCCGCGTACCGCGACGTCAATCTCCGTTTCGCCCTGGAGGTGGCGGAGGTCGCCGCCGAGGGTGCGACCGTCTGGGTGCAGGACTACCAGCTGCAGCTGCTCCCGGGCATCCTGCGCCAGATGCGCCCCGACCTGCGCATCGGGTTCTTCCTTCACATTCCTTTTCCGAGCCCGGACCTGTTCCGGCAGCTACCCTGGCGCGACGAGATCATCCGCGGCCTCCTCGGAGCGGATCTCATCGGCTTCCACCTCGAATCCAACGCCCGCAACTTCCTCGACCTGTGCGCGGCGACGGAGGGCCTCACTGTGGAGGGGAACGCCGGCACCCGGCGCACCGACGCCCACGTGGTCACCCACGACGGCCACCGCGTGGCCGTCGGCGCGTTCCCGATCTCGATCGACGCAGCCTCGCTCGGAGAGGGCGAGGAAGGCGGTGTCGACAAGCTCCGTGCGGAGCTGGGTGACCCGGAGACGGTGATCCTCGGCGTGGACCGGCTCGACTACACCAAGGGCATCCTGCAGCGGCTGCTGGCGTTCGAGGAGCTGCTGGAATCAGAGGCCCTCGACCCCGCGACGACTGTGCTGATGCAGGTGGCGACCCCCTCGCGCGAGCGCATCGAGCAGTACCGGGTGGCGCGTTCCCAGGTGGAGGAGGCCGTCGGCCGGATCAACGGCACCTTCGGCGCCATGGGCCGGCCGGTGGTGCACTACCTGCACCAGTCGCTGCCGAAGAGCGAGCTGCGTACCTACTACGAGGCCGCCGACGTCATGCTGGTGACCCCGTTCAAGGACGGCATGAACCTGGTGGCCAAAGAGTACGTCGCCTGCCACGGCGACGGTTCTGGCGCGCTGGTGCTCTCCGAGTTCGCCGGGGCGGCGGTGGAGCTCAACGAGGCGCACCTGTGCAACCCCTTCGACCTGGAGTCCATCAAGCGTGCCCTGCTCACAGCGGTCCAGGGGTTGGCAGGGGCCCCCGAGGCGACGGCGGAACGGATGCTGGCCATGCACCGGCAGGTGGCGGAGTACGACGTCAACCGCTGGGCCGACGCCTTCCTCACGTCCCTGGAGGAGACCCGGTGA
- a CDS encoding LacI family DNA-binding transcriptional regulator — MVKRARGRGTLASLAAELGVSRTTVSNAYNHPDQLSAQLRERILAAAAARGYPGPDPMARSLRTRRAGSIGVLLTEHLTYAFEDAASVDFLAGMAEATSGSESSLTLIPAGPSETDASALVGRAAVDGVVVYSVAQSDPHLAAARARGLPLVVCDQPKDVIDLPFVGIDDRAAIRPAARALVEAGHRRIGILAIRLERDRHDGPVDPAVLPGAALHVQRDRVLGALEEFGAAGIATECVPVITRHINDHANCLSAAREMLTTHPDVTAVLCTTDSMALGVLEYARDQGIAVPRELSVTGFDGIRNALIMGLSTVLQPNRAKGAAAGRMLLSLLDAHLADQPPAGPPPREILDTSFHAGTTIAPPGR, encoded by the coding sequence ATGGTCAAACGTGCCCGCGGCCGCGGGACTCTCGCCTCGCTCGCCGCCGAGCTGGGGGTGTCGCGGACGACGGTGTCGAACGCGTACAACCACCCGGACCAGCTGTCGGCGCAGCTGCGGGAGCGGATCCTCGCGGCCGCCGCGGCGCGCGGTTACCCGGGGCCGGACCCCATGGCCAGGTCCCTGCGGACCCGCCGGGCCGGGTCCATCGGGGTGCTGCTCACCGAGCATCTGACCTACGCCTTCGAGGACGCCGCGTCGGTGGACTTCCTGGCGGGCATGGCGGAGGCGACATCCGGGTCGGAGTCCTCGTTGACGCTCATCCCGGCGGGTCCCTCGGAAACGGACGCCTCCGCCCTGGTGGGGCGCGCCGCCGTCGACGGGGTGGTGGTGTATTCGGTGGCGCAGTCGGACCCGCACCTCGCGGCGGCGCGCGCCCGGGGGCTGCCGCTGGTGGTGTGCGATCAGCCGAAGGACGTCATCGACCTGCCGTTCGTGGGGATCGACGACCGCGCCGCCATCCGGCCCGCCGCCCGCGCCCTCGTTGAGGCGGGCCACCGCCGCATCGGCATCCTCGCGATCCGTCTGGAACGCGACCGCCACGACGGCCCCGTCGACCCGGCCGTCCTGCCCGGGGCGGCCCTGCACGTGCAGCGCGACCGTGTTCTCGGGGCGTTGGAGGAGTTCGGGGCGGCCGGCATCGCGACGGAGTGCGTGCCCGTGATCACCAGGCACATCAACGACCACGCCAACTGCCTGTCCGCCGCCCGGGAGATGCTCACCACCCACCCCGACGTCACGGCCGTGCTGTGCACCACCGACTCGATGGCGCTGGGTGTGCTCGAATACGCCCGGGACCAGGGTATCGCCGTCCCGCGGGAGTTGTCCGTGACGGGTTTCGACGGCATCCGCAACGCCCTCATCATGGGCCTGAGCACCGTCCTCCAGCCGAACCGCGCCAAGGGTGCCGCGGCGGGCAGGATGCTCCTCTCGCTTCTCGACGCACACCTGGCGGACCAGCCCCCGGCCGGCCCGCCGCCGCGCGAGATCCTGGACACTTCCTTCCACGCGGGCACCACCATCGCGCCCCCGGGGCGCTGA
- the otsB gene encoding trehalose-phosphatase, whose protein sequence is MSITPAALARLVDAEKLLVVSDFDGTLAGFSPDIYAVPVNLDSVAALTRLAGLPDTHVALLTGRHLEGLARVCPLRDPVVLAGSHGSESAEHAVALTGEMRAKLDAVEEQLAEFASHPQTYIEFKPFQRVAHAAALASTDQATADALLEAVMSVEVPGVRVTRGKNIVEFSVSDATKGTWLAAEIARVQPTVALFIGDDATDEDGFRVLRAGDVGVKVGAGNTAAGERVADIPAVAELLTSLADGRAARLGLPRPVAERFEAVAAGFSAEVHRVHDWSAATPCEGWSARDIVNHLLTWYPANLRDAGIDLAFTADLQADPAGAWFEFVSAVRGVLADPARADAVFTAGPDEGGTVARATAGFLLPDIFMHTWDLARSQGRDVELDADYAARNLAGMESVGDALQDSGRFGPPVPVPADQPAGIRLMAYAGRDPGFGLRA, encoded by the coding sequence ATGAGCATCACGCCAGCCGCCCTCGCCCGCCTCGTGGACGCCGAGAAACTGCTCGTCGTCTCCGACTTCGACGGAACCCTCGCGGGCTTCTCCCCCGACATCTACGCCGTTCCCGTCAACCTGGATTCGGTCGCCGCGCTGACCCGGCTCGCCGGCCTGCCGGACACCCACGTCGCGTTGCTGACCGGCCGCCACCTGGAGGGTCTGGCCCGGGTGTGCCCGCTGCGGGACCCGGTGGTCCTGGCGGGATCGCACGGTTCCGAGTCCGCAGAGCACGCGGTGGCGCTCACCGGCGAAATGCGCGCGAAGCTCGACGCCGTCGAGGAGCAGCTCGCCGAGTTCGCCTCCCATCCGCAGACCTACATCGAGTTCAAGCCCTTCCAGCGGGTGGCGCACGCCGCGGCGCTCGCCTCGACCGACCAGGCGACGGCTGACGCGCTGCTCGAGGCGGTGATGTCCGTGGAGGTGCCGGGCGTCCGTGTGACCCGCGGCAAGAACATCGTCGAGTTCTCGGTCAGCGACGCCACCAAGGGCACCTGGCTCGCCGCGGAGATCGCCCGCGTGCAGCCCACCGTCGCGCTGTTCATCGGCGACGACGCCACCGACGAGGACGGCTTCCGTGTCCTGCGCGCAGGCGACGTCGGCGTCAAGGTCGGCGCGGGCAATACCGCGGCGGGCGAACGCGTCGCCGATATCCCGGCCGTCGCGGAGCTGCTCACCTCGCTCGCCGACGGCCGAGCCGCCCGCCTCGGCCTGCCCCGCCCCGTCGCCGAGCGCTTCGAGGCCGTCGCCGCCGGATTCTCCGCCGAGGTCCACCGCGTGCACGACTGGTCGGCCGCGACCCCGTGCGAGGGGTGGTCCGCCCGGGACATCGTCAACCACCTGCTCACCTGGTACCCGGCCAACCTGCGCGACGCGGGCATCGATCTGGCGTTCACCGCCGACCTCCAGGCCGACCCCGCCGGCGCCTGGTTCGAGTTCGTCTCCGCGGTCCGCGGGGTCCTCGCGGATCCGGCGCGTGCCGACGCCGTGTTCACCGCCGGGCCCGACGAGGGCGGGACCGTGGCCCGTGCCACCGCCGGGTTCCTCCTGCCCGACATCTTCATGCACACCTGGGATCTGGCCCGCTCGCAGGGGCGGGACGTCGAGCTCGACGCCGATTACGCCGCCCGCAACCTCGCCGGGATGGAATCCGTGGGCGACGCCCTGCAGGACTCCGGCAGGTTCGGCCCGCCGGTGCCCGTACCCGCCGATCAGCCCGCCGGCATCCGCCTCATGGCCTACGCCGGAAGGGACCCGGGTTTCGGCCTGCGGGCCTAA
- the thrE gene encoding threonine/serine exporter ThrE has product MSSLLDSLRSTFTASGRIATIDAAKAAPPPSPLAPVDLTDQAQVAAVMDIAARIGDILLSSGTSNSDTRAQIHAVTSAYGLHYCHVDITMNTITIFTTIGTTRKTPVNVFRVVRRMTTDFSRLSEVDRLIRSIQAGATPPEVAENILDDLSAKPTAYGIWTAIMGWGLLGGSVAGLLGGGALVIITAFLTAVLIMTLNTWLDRKGLPYFFQNMFGGIIATLPAAIIYNLAADVGVRISPGQVIASGIIVLLAGLTLVQSLQDGITGAPVTASARFFEALLFTGAIVAGVGVGIQVSVLIGVPLPPLEIIPTSGFTTSTVRVVCGGLAAAGFAIACYAEWSSVFISGLSALAGSAFYYFLLVPVGVGPVIGASLSAVVIGLAGGLLARRFLIPPLITAIAGITPFLPGLTVYRGMHSMMNEQTLLGFTSIVVALATAGGLAAGVVLGEWVARRLRRPPPLNPYRYFRAARRNTFQQMARQKAAARRAQSERPRGRVRKFPRQ; this is encoded by the coding sequence GTGTCCTCCCTGTTAGACAGCCTGAGATCGACGTTCACCGCGTCGGGGCGCATCGCCACGATCGATGCCGCCAAGGCCGCGCCGCCGCCGTCCCCGCTCGCCCCCGTCGATCTGACCGATCAGGCGCAGGTGGCGGCGGTGATGGACATCGCGGCCCGGATCGGTGACATTCTCCTGTCCTCCGGCACGTCGAATTCGGACACCAGGGCGCAGATCCATGCGGTGACGTCCGCCTACGGTCTGCACTACTGCCACGTCGACATCACGATGAACACCATCACGATCTTCACCACGATCGGAACCACCCGGAAAACGCCGGTGAACGTGTTCCGGGTGGTGCGCCGGATGACCACCGACTTCTCCCGGCTCTCCGAGGTCGACCGGCTGATCCGGTCCATCCAGGCGGGTGCGACGCCGCCCGAGGTGGCCGAGAACATTCTCGACGACCTGTCCGCCAAGCCCACGGCCTACGGCATCTGGACGGCGATCATGGGCTGGGGCCTGTTGGGCGGATCCGTGGCCGGCCTGCTGGGTGGCGGGGCCCTGGTGATCATCACGGCGTTTCTGACCGCGGTGCTCATCATGACGCTGAACACGTGGCTGGACCGCAAGGGTCTGCCCTATTTCTTCCAGAACATGTTCGGCGGGATCATCGCCACGCTGCCGGCCGCGATCATCTACAACCTGGCCGCCGACGTCGGCGTGCGGATCTCGCCCGGCCAGGTCATCGCCTCTGGCATCATCGTGCTGCTGGCCGGCCTGACCCTGGTGCAGTCGCTGCAGGACGGGATCACGGGGGCACCGGTGACGGCGTCGGCGCGCTTCTTCGAGGCACTGTTGTTCACGGGCGCCATCGTGGCCGGCGTGGGTGTCGGCATCCAGGTCTCCGTGTTGATCGGGGTGCCGCTGCCTCCGCTGGAGATCATCCCCACCTCGGGGTTCACCACGTCCACCGTCCGGGTGGTGTGCGGCGGGCTGGCGGCCGCGGGATTCGCCATCGCCTGCTACGCAGAGTGGTCGTCGGTGTTCATCTCGGGGCTGAGCGCGCTGGCCGGGTCCGCCTTCTATTATTTCCTGCTGGTTCCCGTCGGTGTCGGGCCGGTGATCGGTGCGTCGCTGTCCGCGGTCGTCATCGGCCTGGCGGGCGGTCTGCTCGCCCGCCGTTTTCTCATCCCTCCGCTGATCACCGCAATCGCCGGCATCACCCCCTTTCTTCCCGGTCTGACGGTCTACCGCGGCATGCACTCGATGATGAACGAGCAGACCCTGCTCGGTTTCACCAGCATCGTCGTCGCCCTGGCCACCGCCGGGGGCCTGGCCGCGGGCGTGGTGCTGGGCGAATGGGTGGCCCGCCGGCTGCGCCGCCCGCCGCCCCTGAATCCCTACCGTTATTTCCGCGCCGCCCGCCGCAACACTTTCCAGCAGATGGCCCGGCAGAAGGCTGCGGCGCGGCGGGCCCAATCCGAGCGTCCGCGCGGGCGGGTGCGGAAATTCCCGCGCCAGTAG
- a CDS encoding HdeD family acid-resistance protein: MLDFARRSSTVLIVSGLLAIAVGVVAVAWPGLTILTLVLIWGWYALVDGLLALAAGLRPRNRDSRVFLIVIAAIGIAAGLLTIFRPLDSGIALAWILGVWLLAKGASELVSAFSQQRETSRWLLLLGGILFVTAGVIFIANPGTAALAVSKWLGVCAILWGVFILGAGIARRTAVKEAGGAAS, translated from the coding sequence ATGCTTGATTTCGCCCGCCGTTCGTCCACTGTCCTCATTGTCTCCGGTCTGCTGGCCATCGCCGTCGGAGTCGTCGCCGTCGCATGGCCAGGTCTCACCATCCTGACCCTGGTGCTCATCTGGGGGTGGTACGCGCTGGTGGACGGCCTCCTGGCCCTCGCGGCCGGACTGCGCCCCCGGAACCGGGACTCCCGGGTGTTCCTCATCGTCATCGCCGCCATCGGTATCGCCGCCGGCCTGTTGACCATCTTCCGCCCGCTCGACAGCGGGATCGCCCTCGCCTGGATTCTGGGTGTCTGGCTCCTCGCCAAGGGCGCGTCCGAGCTGGTCTCGGCCTTCTCCCAGCAGCGGGAGACATCGCGGTGGCTGCTGCTGCTCGGCGGCATCCTCTTCGTCACCGCCGGAGTCATCTTCATCGCCAACCCCGGCACCGCGGCCCTGGCGGTGAGCAAGTGGTTGGGCGTGTGCGCGATCCTCTGGGGCGTCTTCATCCTCGGCGCGGGTATCGCCCGTCGGACGGCGGTGAAGGAGGCCGGCGGGGCGGCGTCTTAG